One window of the Spea bombifrons isolate aSpeBom1 chromosome 8, aSpeBom1.2.pri, whole genome shotgun sequence genome contains the following:
- the MRPS2 gene encoding 28S ribosomal protein S2, mitochondrial, whose product MAASAVPSLLRTALPRLGSIGLQSSGTFYCTKHCSRRYVTVPAAAAAVSSQPPAVNDISEKLLSEPLKHPDFFNIKELFSLKELFDARVHLGHKKGCRHRLMEPYIFGCRLEQDIIDLDQTMSHLQLALNVTAHVAYRKGIILFVTRSRQFIHLVECTAKECGEYAHVRYWQGGLLTNAPVQYGAGVRMPDLIVFLSSLNNVFEQHVAIRDAAKMNIPTVGIVDTNCNPGLITYPIPGNDDSPSSVELYCRLFKMTINRAKDKRKQMEVLYGLQNKITEA is encoded by the exons ATGGCTGCCTCTGCAGTGCCTTCGCTGCTGCGGACAG CGTTACCAAGGCTGGGGAGTATCGGCCTCCAGTCCTCAGGGACGTTTTACTGCACGAAGCATTGTAGCCGCCGGTACGTGACGGTCCCGGCCGCCGCCGCAGCTGTGTCAAGCCAACCGCCTGCCGTTAACG ATATCAGTGAGAAACTTCTTTCCGAACCCCTGAAGCACCCGGATTTCTTCAATATAAAGGAGCTGTTTTCCCTTAAGGAGTTATTTGACGCCCGTGTGCACTTAGGACATAAGAAAGGATGCCGCCACAG GTTGATGGAACCCTACATCTTTGGGTGTCGTTTGGAGCAGGATATCATAGACCTGGACCAGACAATGAGTCATCTCCAGCTGGCCCTTAACGTCACCGCGCACGTTGCCTACCGCAAGGGGATCATTCTGTTCGTGACCCGCAGCCGCCAGTTCATCCACCTGGTGGAGTGCACGGCCAAGGAGTGCGGGGAATACGCGCACGTTCGATACTGGCAGGGCGGTCTGCTCACCAACGCCCCTGTCCAGTATGGGGCAGGGGTGAGAATGCCAGACCTGATCGTCTTCCTCAGCAGCCTTAACAACGTGTTCGAGCAGCACGTGGCTATCCGAGATGCGGCGAAAATGAACATCCCCACCGTCGGGATCGTGGATACCAATTGTAACCCCGGTCTGATTACTTACCCCATCCCCGGGAACGACGACTCGCCCTCCTCCGTGGAACTGTACTGCCGGCTCTTCAAAATGACCATCAACAGGGCCAaggacaaaagaaaacaaatggagGTTTTGTACGGACTCCAAAACAAAATCACTGAGGCGTAG
- the PIERCE1 gene encoding piercer of microtubule wall 1 protein, whose product MSKDLSPETENAFPKTSDFYRVSKDLPAKFIHPETWRRGYRPKVDNPLYRTTNQTYGRRPPTVHEMPTTFNGLSDKFSQVASKCGMYRNHGLNTSLEKSFVTGPDNHITAHDTMNFHRSYNVSGPSE is encoded by the exons ATGTCTAAAGATCTGAGTCCCGAGACTGAAAACGCCTTCCCGAAAACAAGCGATTTCTACAGAGTGAGCAAAGACCTCCCGGCCAAGTTCATTCACCCGGAGACCTGGAGGCGCGGATACAG GCCCAAAGTCGACAATCCGCTCTACCGAACAACCAATCAGACGTATGGAAGGAGGCCACCGACGGTCCACGAAATGCCG accaCTTTTAACGGTTTGTCGGATAAATTCTCGCAAGTAGCGTCAAAGTGCGGAATGTACAGGAACCACGGACTGAACACGAGTCTGGAGAAGAGCTTCGTGACGGGGCCCGACAACCATATCACCGCTCACGACACGATGAACTTCCACCGCAGCTACAACGTCAGCGGACCTTCTGAATGA
- the PPP1R26 gene encoding protein phosphatase 1 regulatory subunit 26, producing MFLVNVPPLVAFKTKWTTFADAAAGRLPVCFSESEEEISGTSVTAQVQDIISNLQSDGPSLDVTGEYECIMQKNRKGEIYVERGLKSAGAAFKGHTREAATLVVPAQFKDNKEESSGCGPLLLDSDSDDSVDRDIEEAIQEYLKKKSTLDPLTHTADTSSIPSESPKSSQKDQERRTAPNVCPVKTEPNNSLLERFKPQHKPRSPSPDSVSSDDSFEQSIRDEIEQFLHDKKQQSGGNETGTCKKTAQGETQAKPKLKSTKAPEKAAPKAREPVGKKVPESVGSQSKCIKTGAINRVQSKAGVLKPSENKKSQAQAAAQRMNEDLSDSSSDDGIEEAIQLYQLEKSRLESNLKAALGVPADKGSAVPDTALMYGPDKSVAPDDRVNEEIKRKPQNAQTATFQDVADVNKIANKKVDDRAAQCETAIHATCRAETATELMCAEAILDISKTILPSQPESTFTVYSENPCSRREPESDSSVDSDDSIEQEIRTFLARKAEAEGALAAAASMKQTSSSSSSSSPSSSTGARPEQGNQSTASKNKLSLSRKRKLAENKQGPTAKVNVLEKTSSNVDNRSDVTKHQLTSKTVQDSCMRTAAYVFQRPKLSRPPEARESAGLSVGNVIRSPESPPAFSRVSGKVHFRTKGEYSGDESSSLDSDEDLDTAIKDLLKSKKKCKKRVKDTRSPSQKRVRFGDSAAKPLESFGFEEKDCYGVRSPVIKSCLMNSSAARDASARRAKGNIRAKEDKEAGNHLFSSSGGAVCHPEPAGASDRSGTALSKSEARDSSSVDSDDSIEQEIRKFLAERARESAELSAAQKLAGVSDQSLSVSAVEEQAVAGNAVTKTALQPGAEITGSLMSSLPPSMVPALNDSKQNILPAAQQSHRPGDLVKGASPARRNDCLLVKQECSVSAGNVAMPSERCVQTLPAVVIKTEMNGAQGKSHLPLSGNFVAGLKYISGNDKQLVLNVDNSSPSRLTGGLQKLGQHMIPKQTSCHPLPKKGLLLQKPKVVQAPDLSPKSPLVCPGLYLLTTQVCKENSRPCLPFSSPAPYESGLNLMGMQYCRSQVAPRAAPYAAELPLQQREGAEIREQVMRQAAALVPPGTKTAARDVLGSDSRARSADETALETGSGRNVKESRGSKGSL from the coding sequence ATGTTTCTTGTCAACGTCCCTCCTCTGGTTGCTTTCAAAACGAAATGGACAACGTTCGCAGACGCCGCGGCTGGTAGACTCCCCGTATGCTTCTCTGAATCCGAGGAGGAGATCTCGGGAACTTCCGTGACCGCGCAGGTTCAGGACATTATCAGTAACCTCCAGAGTGATGGACCTTCTCTTGATGTGACCGGCGAATATGAGTGTATTATGCAGAAGAACAGAAAGGGGGAGATTTACGTCGAGAGAGGACTGAAAAGCGCCGGCGCCGCGTTTAAAGGGCATACTAGAGAGGCGGCCACGTTGGTCGTACCCGCTCAGTTCAAGGATAACAAAGAGGAGAGCTCGGGGTGCGGCCCTCTTCTGCTCGATTCGGATAGCGACGATTCTGTGGACAGAGACATTGAAGAAGCTATCCAGGAGTACCTGAAGAAGAAAAGCACCCTCGACCCGTTAACCCATACAGCGGATACAAGTTCCATTCCTTCCGAAAGTCCGAAAAGTTCTCAAAAAGACCAGGAGAGGAGAACCGCTCCGAATGTTTGCCCCGTTAAGACTGAACCCAATAACAGCCTCTTGGAGAGGTTCAAGCCTCAACATAAGCCTAGAAGTCCTTCGCCTGACAGCGTGAGCAGCGATGACTCTTTCGAGCAGAGCATCAGAGACGAGATCGAGCAATTTCTGCACGACAAGAAGCAGCAGAGCGGCGGCAACGAGACGGGAACATGTAAGAAAACCGCTCAGGGAGAAACGCAGGCCAAACCGAAGTTAAAGTCTACTAAGGCACCTGAGAAAGCAGCCCCCAAGGCACGGGAGCCCGTCGGGAAAAAGGTCCCGGAGAGCGTCGGCTCGCAGTCTAAATGTATCAAGACGGGCGCCATTAATAGGGTTCAGTCCAAGGCCGGTGTACTGAAGCcgagtgaaaataaaaaatcacagGCTCAAGCAGCTGCTCAGAGGATGAACGAAGACCTCTCAGATTCTAGCAGCGACGATGGTATCGAGGAAGCCATTCAGCTTTATCAGCTCGAGAAAAGCAGACTGGAAAGTAATTTGAAAGCTGCTCTCGGTGTCCCTGCTGACAAGGGGAGCGCTGTACCCGACACCGCTTTAATGTACGGTCCGGACAAGAGCGTGGCTCCCGATGACCGCGTAAacgaagaaataaaaagaaaaccgcaGAATGCCCAGACGGCAACATTCCAAGATGTAGCAGACGTCAATAAAATCGCCAATAAAAAGGTGGACGACCGGGCCGCGCAATGTGAAACCGCCATTCATGCGACTTGCAGGGCGGAGACGGCCACCGAGCTGATGTGTGCGGAAGCGATACTGGACATTTCTAAGACAATTTTGCCTTCCCAACCAGAAAGCACTTTCACAGTTTACTCTGAAAATCCCTGCTCTCGGCGTGAGCCGGAAAGTGACAGCTCTGTGGACAGCGACGACAGCATAGAACAAGAGATAAGGACATTTTTGGCTCGTAAAGCTGAAGCTGAAGGTGCCTTGGCGGCGGCGGCTTCTATGAAAcagacatcatcatcatcatcatcatcatcaccttCTTCTTCAACAGGCGCTAGGCCGGAACAAGGCAACCAGTCGACTGCTTCCAAAAATAAGCTGTCCCTGTCACGTAAAAGAAAGCTTGCGGAAAACAAGCAAGGCCCGACGGCCAAAGTCAACGTACTGGAAAAGACATCGTCCAACGTCGATAACCGGTCAGACGTGACAAAGCACCAGCTAACGTCCAAGACCGTGCAGGACAGCTGTATGAGGACAGCGGCTTATGTGTTTCAGAGGCCTAAATTATCGCGTCCACCAGAAGCTCGGGAATCTGCCGGGCTTAGTGTTGGGAACGTGATAAGAAGTCCGGAGTCTCCGCCAGCCTTCAGCAGGGTATCTGGAAAAGTACATTTCCGAACCAAGGGTGAATACAGCGGGGACGAGAGCAGTTCTCTGGACAGCGATGAAGATCTAGACACTGCGATAAAAGATCTACTGAAGTCAAAGAAGAAATGTAAGAAAAGAGTGAAAGATACCAGATCTCCGTCTCAGAAAAGGGTACGGTTTGGGGACTCTGCAGCGAAGCCTTTAGAGTCCTTTGGCTTCGAGGAGAAGGATTGTTACGGCGTTAGATCTCCTGTTATCAAAAGCTGCCTTATGAATTCTAGCGCTGCAAGAGACGCTTCTGCAAGAAGGGCGAAGGGTAATATAAGGGCTAAGGAAGATAAGGAGGCCGGGAACCATTTGTTCTCCTCTTCCGGCGGCGCTGTTTGCCATCCTGAACCGGCGGGTGCCTCGGACAGAAGCGGCACGGCTCTTTCCAAGTCCGAAGCTCGGGACAGCAGCTCCGTGGACAGCGACGACAGCATAGAGCAAGAAATTAGAAAGTTTCTGGCGGAAAGAGCCAGGGAGTCCGCAGAGCTTTCCGCCGCGCAAAAGTTGGCTGGCGTTTCCGACCAAAGTCTTAGCGTATCTGCGGTGGAGGAACAAGCGGTCGCAGGCAATGCGGTGACGAAGACGGCGCTTCAGCCAGGCGCGGAAATCACCGGCTCTTTGATGTCCTCTCTGCCGCCGTCCATGGTGCCCGCGTTAAATGATTCTAAGCAAAACATTTTGCCGGCTGCTCAGCAGTCCCACCGCCCTGGTGATCTAGTGAAGGGTGCCAGCCCGGCGCGCAGGAACGACTGTCTACTAGTCAAGCAGGAATGTTCAGTCTCTGCCGGCAATGTCGCTATGCCAAGCGAGAGATGCGTGCAGACTCTACCGGCCGTGGTGATCAAGACTGAAATGAACGGCGCGCAAGGGAAATCTCACTTGCCGCTTTCAGGGAACTTCGTCGCCGGTCTTAAGTACATTTCAGGAAACGATAAGCAGCTTGTTTTAAATGTCGATAACTCCAGCCCGTCCAGGTTAACGGGTGGGCTTCAGAAATTGGGACAGCATATGATTCCAAAGCAGACAAGCTGCCACCCCCTTCCAAAAAAAGGACTTCTTTTACAAAAGCCCAAGGTTGTCCAGGCCCCCGATCTTTCCCCTAAAAGTCCATTGGTCTGCCCCGGTCTGTACCTGCTTACAACCCAAGTATGTAAAGAAAACTCTAGGCCGTGCCTTCCGTTTAGTAGTCCAGCGCCGTACGAGTCCGGCCTTAATCTAATGGGCATGCAGTACTGTCGTAGTCAGGTAGCCCCCCGTGCAGCCCCTTATGCAGCTGAGTTGCCCCTTCAACAACGCGAAGGGGCAGAAATCAGAGAGCAAGTCATGAGGCAGGCAGCAGCGTTAGTGCCCCCCGGCACCAAAACCGCAGCGAGGGATGTTTTAGGAAGCGACAGCAGAGCGAGGAGTGCAGATGAGACAGCCTTAGAGACAGGCTCTGGTAGAAATGTGAAGGAAAGCAGAGGTTCTAAAGGGAGTCTGTAA